The Gemmatimonadales bacterium DNA window GTTCCCGCTACTGCACTTCGCCAGCTCCCGCAGGAGGATGGGCAAGTGGCGCATCGGCTGGTTCCTGATGGCGGCGGGCTGGGGCTCCGCGCTGCTCATCACCGCGTTCGACTTCTACGGACTGCCGGACGCCCTGCGCCAGTCGTGGCGGGTCCTCGTCGGCTCGTGAGATCCGGAGCGCCCGGGTGTACCGCAAGATCCTCGTAACCCTCGACGCGACCCCGACCGACCGCGCGATCGTCGAGCACGTGCTGCGGCTGGCGAAGCTGGCGGGGAGCCGGGTCGTGCTCCTCCACGTGGCCGACGGCTGGGCGGCCCGCACGCACGGCGCCGACGCCATCAGTCCCGAAATCGCCGAAGACACGGGGTACCTGGAGCGGGTGCGACGGGAATTCGACGCCGCGGGAATCGAAGCGCAGGCCGAGCTGGCGTACGGCGGTCCGGTGGACGAGATCGTCAAGTGGGTGGAGCAGCGGGACTGCGACCTGGTGGCGATGAGCACGCACGGGCACCGCCTCCTGGGCGACCTCTTCTTCGGCGTGACCGCGAGCCGCGTGCAGCACCGCGTCCGCGTGCCGGTGTTGCTCCTCAGGGCGAAGTGAGCCGGGTGCCGCCGGCGCAGGCTTCGAGGGAGGCGCGCGGACTCACCGCGCCGGTCGAGGACTACCTCAAGGCGGTTTACGAGCTGGAGCGGGCCGGCCGGCCCGCGGCGACCACGGACCTGGCGGAGCGGCTGCGGGTGGCGCCGGCGTCGGTCACCGGCATGGTGCGCCGGCTCGCGGGGCAGGGTCTCCTGACCCACCGGCGCTACCGCGGCGTGCGGCTGACGGCGCCCGGCCGGCTGGCGGCGCTCCGCACCATCCGGCGGCACCGCGTGATCGAGGCCTATCTCGTGCACGCGCTGGGCTACCGATGGGACGAGGTGGACGTGGAGGCGGAGCGGCTCGAGCACGCCGCGTCGGACGCCGTGGTGGACCGGATGGCGCGGGCCATCGGCGAGCCCACCGTCGATCCGCACGGCGCGCCGATCCCCAGCCGCGAGGGGAGGGTCGCGGAGGCGGCCTACCGGCCCCTGGTGGAGCTGGCCGCGGGCGCGAGCGCCGACGTGATGCAGGTCTCCGACGACGACCCGTCGCTGCTCCGCTACCTGGACGACCTCTCGATCAGGCTCGGCAGCACGGTGCGGGTCGTGGACCGCGCGCCGTTCGGCGGGCCCATCACCCTGGCGATCGGGCGCGCGCGGCGGGTCGTGGGCACGGCGCTGGCGGAGCGCATCCTGGTGCGGCCGCGCGGCGCGCCGGAGCGGCGGGCGAGGGCGGGGGCGGGCGTGCGCGGTACCGCGCACAAGCGCGAGGGGTGACGGGTATCACAGGCAGGTGACCGGCGGGCGGACTACGATTCGCCGGCTTCGCGACCTTCGAGGAGTCCATGATGCCGAGGTTCACCGGATCGCGCCGCGTGCCGCTGACGCTCGCCGCGCTGGCAGTGCCGTTGCTGCTGCACGCCTGCAGCGGCGGCACGGAGCCCAAGACCACCGCCGCGCTCGTGAAGGTCTCGGGCGACGGCCAGGGGGCCTTGCCGGGGCAGCTCCTGGCGCAGCCGCTCGTCGTCCAGGTGAACGCGGTCGGCGGCGGCACCGTGAGCGGCGACACGGTCACTTTCGCGGTGGCGAGCGGCGGCGGGAGTCTCGGCGCGCTGGTCGCCGTGACCGACGGCAGCGGCCAGGCGCAGACGACGTGGACCCTGGGCGGGAGCGTCGGCACCGAGACCGTGACGGCGAGCGCGAAGGGGGCGACGCCCGCGACGTTCACGGGTTGGGCGCAGCCGGCGACGGGACCGGCCAACGTGGTCGTGCTCTCGGGGAACAACCAGCCCGGCCTGGTGGGCTACGGCGTCAACTGGCGGCCGGCCGTCGTCGTGACCGACGTGAACGGCGCTCCGGTCGCGAACGCCACGGTCACCTTCGCGGTCACGGGCGGCGGCGGCAGCGTGACGGGCGGGACGGCGACGACCAGCGCGGCCGGCGTCGCCCAGGTGGCCGCCTGGACGCTGGGCGGGTCGGCCGGCGTCAACACGCTCACGGCCACGGTGTCGGGCGCCGGGGTGCGGGGCAGCCCCCTCGCTTTCAGCGACACGGCGGTGGCGGGCGGCTACACGATCCAGGTCCAGTACTTCGGCCCCGCGCCGTCGGACCCGGTGAAGGCGGCGATCACCGCGGCCGTGACGCGGTGGCAGCAGATCGTCTACCGGCCCATCGGCCCCATCACCTTCTCTGCGGGCCAGGCTCCCGCGGGCACCTGCGGGACCGGGACGCCGGCCGTGGTCGGCACGATCAACAACCTGCTGATCCTGGCCCAGTTCGACTCCATCGACGGGCCCGGCAAGATCCTCGGTCAGGCGGGGCCGTGCCTGGTCCGCAACACCAACGGCCTGACGGCGGTGGGGGTGATGGAGTTCGACACGGCCGACATCGCCAACCTGACCGCGAGCGGCCAGCTCAACGAAGTCATGCTGCACGAGATGGGGCACGTGATCGGTTTCGGCACGTTGTGGGACAACCCGCCGAACGACTGCCTGCAGCTGCCGTCC harbors:
- a CDS encoding universal stress protein, which gives rise to MYRKILVTLDATPTDRAIVEHVLRLAKLAGSRVVLLHVADGWAARTHGADAISPEIAEDTGYLERVRREFDAAGIEAQAELAYGGPVDEIVKWVEQRDCDLVAMSTHGHRLLGDLFFGVTASRVQHRVRVPVLLLRAK
- a CDS encoding metal-dependent transcriptional regulator, yielding MSRVPPAQASREARGLTAPVEDYLKAVYELERAGRPAATTDLAERLRVAPASVTGMVRRLAGQGLLTHRRYRGVRLTAPGRLAALRTIRRHRVIEAYLVHALGYRWDEVDVEAERLEHAASDAVVDRMARAIGEPTVDPHGAPIPSREGRVAEAAYRPLVELAAGASADVMQVSDDDPSLLRYLDDLSIRLGSTVRVVDRAPFGGPITLAIGRARRVVGTALAERILVRPRGAPERRARAGAGVRGTAHKREG